GCATCTTTGACCAATACCGAAAAATAAATACACAAAAGCGAAAAAAAATTACACAACATGGACAACCAGGGGCGCATAGCCTAGAACATGGTAGCTACCAAAGTAGAGTGTAGAGAGGGTGCAGCACATGTTCAGACAGCGTGTGGAGACGGTGAACTATAAGGATTTCATGAGACGTCAGCATGATATTAAGGTCAAGAAAGAAACGAAGCTTTATAGCCTGATTACGGTTAGTCCTTGGGCTATGTTTGACCCAACGGTCCTAGCGGTGGCCGGTGGATTTCTAGCGATTGTACTTTTGGAGAAGTTCTTGGTCGGCAGTAGCCTTTTTCATCTAGGGGAGTATCTTTCGGAAGCCATAGCTTTTATTTGTCCTATGATCTTTTTTGTGGCACTGGTGTACTTCATCATGACTAATCCATTTATGATGTGGGGTTGATCAGATGGTCAAACAATGGTTAGTCAAGCAACGGGCAAAGGGACAGCTGCTACAAGCCTTTAAGGCCGGAGAGATTGGCATCCCACATAAAACAGGTGAACAAAGGCTGTTCAGATACCCGAAAATAAACGATATCCGGTTTAATTATGAACGCAAAACGCTAACATATGTGTTCACCCTTCCTTATGGTGTGGATCCTAAAATACTGAAAAAGAAAGAGTACGTGTTCCAGCAATTCTTTTCTAAAAGTATCGAACTTAAAGGAGAGATAAAAACATTTACACTTACTGTTTTTGTGACTCAGTTCCCGAATGAAGTGAAATATGATTATGCTGCTATGAAATTAAAAGGTAAGTTGCCTATTCCTGTGGGATTAGATACAAACGGAGCGTTCTACTTTTACGACATGGTGAAAAATCCTCATTTGCTAATCGCGGGGGAAACAGGGTCCGGTAAGTCTACACAAGCAAGGTCCATTATTACAACACTCATTCAGCATCTACCACCGGAGGATCTCCATCTCTATTTATGTGACCTGAAGCTTGGAGACTTCCACATCTTTCGAAAGGTGGAGCATGTGAAAAGTTTCGATACGGAAGCAGTAGGTCTTAAAACAACGTTATTAGGGCTTAAAAAACTCATGAAGAAGCGCGGAATGCTCTTATTAAAGCATGAGGTTTCACATATTGACGATGTTCCCGGAAAGCAACCGTATATTATTCTGGCCATAGATGAGGTGGCTTTGCTGAAGAAGGAAAAAGAATGCATGGAGATTGTGGAAGAGATCAGCAGCATAGGGAGGGCTCTTGGGGTCTTTCTCATTCTGTCCATGCAAAGACCGGATGCGAAACTTTTGGACGGAAAGCTCAAAATTAATCTAACTGTTCGAATGGCCTTTCGTTCAGCTGATGGAATTAACTCGAGAATAGTAATTGATAAGGTCGGAGCAGAGAAATTAGAGCAAACAGGTAGGATGTTACTGAAAATTCAGAGCGAACGAGAACTAAAGGAGATACAGGCTCCATATTTGACCATTGAGGGTGCAAAAATGATTTTAGAGGGGTATAAGGTTCAAGGAGAAGAAAACCTCTTAGAAGCCAAAAACGAGCCCCTAGAGTGCGAAGAGTTGGAGCGGGTTGACGATTGGGGGGAGTTAGACGAATGAGAAAGCGTGATTTAGCAATTTTAAACGATTTGACCCGTTTTCGTTGCCTTACAAGGGATGACATTATAGAACTTCATTTCAGCAACTTAAAAAATCCCGTCACATGTTGTAATACGGTTTTAAAACGGTTGAGGAGAGATTGTCACATAGAAGCTAATACTTCTCAGCAGCCGTTTATTTATTTTTCAGCACCGGCCCCAATTAAAAAAGACTCAACTAA
The genomic region above belongs to Sutcliffiella horikoshii and contains:
- a CDS encoding FtsK/SpoIIIE domain-containing protein — its product is MVKQWLVKQRAKGQLLQAFKAGEIGIPHKTGEQRLFRYPKINDIRFNYERKTLTYVFTLPYGVDPKILKKKEYVFQQFFSKSIELKGEIKTFTLTVFVTQFPNEVKYDYAAMKLKGKLPIPVGLDTNGAFYFYDMVKNPHLLIAGETGSGKSTQARSIITTLIQHLPPEDLHLYLCDLKLGDFHIFRKVEHVKSFDTEAVGLKTTLLGLKKLMKKRGMLLLKHEVSHIDDVPGKQPYIILAIDEVALLKKEKECMEIVEEISSIGRALGVFLILSMQRPDAKLLDGKLKINLTVRMAFRSADGINSRIVIDKVGAEKLEQTGRMLLKIQSERELKEIQAPYLTIEGAKMILEGYKVQGEENLLEAKNEPLECEELERVDDWGELDE